The proteins below come from a single Gimesia alba genomic window:
- the ssb gene encoding single-stranded DNA-binding protein yields the protein MASFNKVILVGNLTRDPQVRYTPGGSAVAEIGLAVNRSWFDKNSNSRKEETTFVDVTLWGRTAEVASEYLTKGRSVLIEGRLQLDQWDDKESGQKRSKLKVVGENMTMLGGRGESGGGGGAPSGGGGYASRGNAPSQGGASSAADSFYDNAPGGGVPDDDVPF from the coding sequence ATGGCCAGTTTCAATAAAGTCATTCTGGTAGGTAACTTAACACGTGACCCACAGGTGCGTTATACACCCGGGGGAAGTGCTGTTGCTGAGATTGGGCTCGCCGTGAATCGGAGTTGGTTTGACAAGAATTCTAATTCACGCAAGGAAGAAACCACATTTGTGGACGTGACTTTATGGGGGCGAACAGCAGAAGTTGCCAGCGAATATCTTACCAAAGGGCGTTCGGTTCTGATTGAAGGTCGGTTGCAGCTGGATCAGTGGGATGACAAGGAGTCAGGTCAAAAGCGGAGCAAGCTCAAAGTCGTTGGCGAAAATATGACCATGCTGGGAGGTCGAGGCGAGTCTGGCGGTGGTGGTGGAGCTCCTTCAGGTGGAGGAGGTTATGCCTCTCGAGGAAATGCACCTTCACAAGGTGGGGCTTCCAGTGCTGCGGATTCATTTTATGATAACGCACCCGGCGGAGGAGTGCCTGATGATGATGTGCCTTTCTAG
- the dnaB gene encoding replicative DNA helicase — protein MSVAGKGNFRRPKQESVEELFGKVPPQNLDAEKAVLGSILLDNIVIDDLVQIVKANHFYSDKNARIFSAILRLHDAGVRGIDAVTIAEELDSKGELAEAGDVLYLHEILESVPHAAHAEYYAKIVRDKSVQRTLIHSCTEIIRESYAPQGDTLDVLNKAEQSIFSILEQQGEGDKIEIKDILMDAFDRIHERSQMDGMLTGLTTGFIDLDTQINGFQPSELIILAARPSMGKTALVCNFAEAAADDGGTATIIFSLEQSKLELAERLLCIRSGVNGHSLRAGDLEDDERHRLMEASSEISEMPLFIDDKPGRTIQEISAICRRLKRLSNLGLIIIDYLQLIEPEDKTMPREQQIAQITRRLKGLCKELNVPIIALAQLNRGVELREDKRPRLADLRESGAIEQDADLIMFLHRPDKYDPEDSPGLAEVVVAKHRSGPTGIINLTWKASSMRFANYANMDVPEGGYMGDGGGFG, from the coding sequence ATGTCAGTTGCCGGGAAAGGAAATTTTCGCCGCCCAAAACAGGAATCCGTGGAGGAATTGTTTGGGAAAGTTCCCCCACAGAATCTGGACGCGGAGAAAGCAGTCTTAGGCAGTATCCTCCTGGATAATATCGTGATTGATGATCTGGTTCAGATTGTCAAAGCCAATCATTTTTACAGCGACAAGAACGCGCGCATTTTTTCAGCGATTCTCAGGCTACATGATGCCGGTGTTCGCGGAATTGACGCGGTGACGATTGCCGAAGAGCTCGATTCCAAAGGGGAGTTGGCTGAAGCGGGCGATGTGCTGTATCTGCATGAAATTCTGGAGAGTGTCCCCCACGCGGCACACGCAGAATATTATGCCAAAATTGTCCGAGATAAATCGGTTCAACGCACACTCATTCATTCCTGTACCGAAATCATCCGGGAAAGTTATGCCCCCCAGGGCGATACCCTGGATGTTTTGAACAAGGCCGAGCAGAGCATCTTCAGCATTCTGGAACAGCAGGGTGAAGGGGACAAGATCGAGATCAAAGACATTCTGATGGATGCCTTTGATCGGATTCATGAACGCTCGCAAATGGATGGAATGCTCACTGGTTTGACGACTGGATTTATTGATCTGGATACGCAGATCAATGGATTTCAGCCATCGGAATTGATCATCCTGGCGGCACGTCCAAGTATGGGAAAGACGGCGTTGGTCTGTAACTTTGCGGAAGCTGCCGCAGACGACGGCGGTACGGCAACCATCATCTTCAGTCTTGAACAGTCCAAACTCGAACTGGCGGAACGTTTGCTGTGTATTCGCTCGGGAGTCAATGGTCATTCTTTGCGGGCTGGGGATCTGGAAGACGACGAACGTCATCGCCTGATGGAGGCTTCTTCCGAGATTAGTGAAATGCCTTTGTTTATTGACGATAAACCGGGGCGCACCATTCAGGAAATCAGTGCGATTTGCCGTCGATTAAAACGGCTGAGCAATCTGGGATTGATTATCATCGACTATCTACAGTTGATCGAACCTGAAGACAAGACGATGCCGCGTGAACAACAGATTGCACAGATCACCCGTCGTCTGAAAGGTTTGTGTAAGGAACTGAACGTGCCGATTATCGCGTTGGCGCAGTTGAACCGCGGCGTAGAGTTGCGTGAAGACAAACGACCGCGTCTGGCTGACCTGCGAGAAAGTGGAGCCATCGAACAGGACGCCGACTTGATTATGTTCCTGCACCGTCCCGATAAATATGACCCTGAAGACAGTCCGGGGCTGGCGGAAGTCGTTGTCGCGAAGCACCGTAGTGGTCCAACCGGGATTATTAATCTGACCTGGAAGGCTTCTTCAATGCGGTTTGCCAACTATGCCAACATGGACGTTCCCGAAGGGGGCTACATGGGTGACGGCGGCGGTTTTGGTTAA
- a CDS encoding 50S ribosomal protein L25, with the protein MSDDFVLPKISAFKRDKLGSIESRRIRRAGRVPAVVYGHEQEPAHVSVEDHDLQNLIKNRERVFEIDVDGQVEETMLRDLQWDTFGTQVLHVDLIRINASERVTVEVPVRLRGTSPGVVSGGILEQPLHTLELDCLAHNIPDDLPVRINALEIGDAIHVSDVEVPRGSKIHNEGDQVVVHVLAPKGEEEEAAEEAAAEAPEAAAE; encoded by the coding sequence ATGTCAGACGATTTTGTATTGCCGAAAATCAGCGCTTTCAAACGGGATAAACTAGGTTCGATCGAAAGCCGCCGCATCCGTCGGGCTGGTCGGGTACCCGCTGTGGTATATGGCCATGAGCAGGAACCGGCTCATGTGAGTGTGGAAGATCACGATCTCCAGAATCTGATCAAGAACCGTGAACGCGTTTTCGAAATTGACGTGGATGGTCAGGTTGAAGAAACAATGCTGCGGGATCTGCAGTGGGATACTTTCGGAACTCAGGTCCTGCATGTGGATCTGATCCGGATTAATGCTTCTGAACGTGTGACAGTCGAAGTGCCTGTCAGATTGCGTGGAACCTCTCCCGGTGTCGTATCGGGTGGAATTCTGGAGCAGCCTCTGCATACTCTTGAACTTGACTGTCTGGCTCACAATATTCCTGATGATCTACCCGTGCGTATCAATGCATTGGAAATTGGCGACGCGATTCATGTCAGTGATGTTGAAGTCCCTCGCGGCTCCAAGATCCATAATGAGGGAGATCAGGTCGTTGTGCATGTTCTTGCTCCTAAGGGAGAAGAAGAGGAAGCAGCTGAAGAAGCAGCAGCAGAAGCTCCTGAGGCAGCAGCAGAGTAG
- the rplI gene encoding 50S ribosomal protein L9 produces the protein MVRKQRNTSVVGSSKSSIEVLLAEKVDSLGDQGDIVRVKPGYARNFLLPYGLATIATEHNKWMVVQHQKRMAELEKDRLKSLKGLADKLSKHSVTMEANANEDGHLYGSIVAVDISKSLKEGGFEIPADSIRLEGPLKELGMYTVKLQLHDKVKTEVKVWVVPTAEKS, from the coding sequence ATGGTTCGCAAACAACGTAACACCTCAGTCGTCGGTAGTTCCAAGTCGTCTATCGAGGTTTTGCTGGCAGAAAAAGTTGATAGTCTGGGTGATCAGGGCGATATTGTTCGAGTAAAGCCCGGATATGCTCGTAATTTTTTATTGCCCTATGGTCTGGCTACCATTGCCACAGAGCACAACAAGTGGATGGTGGTTCAACACCAGAAGCGAATGGCAGAGCTCGAGAAAGACCGTCTGAAGTCCTTGAAAGGACTGGCTGACAAACTCAGCAAGCACAGCGTGACGATGGAAGCTAACGCCAATGAAGATGGCCATCTTTATGGGTCGATCGTTGCCGTTGATATCAGCAAATCACTCAAAGAAGGTGGTTTTGAGATTCCTGCTGACAGCATTCGGCTGGAAGGTCCACTCAAAGAATTGGGAATGTATACTGTTAAACTTCAGTTGCATGACAAGGTAAAGACCGAAGTCAAAGTCTGGGTCGTTCCCACTGCTGAAAAAAGCTAA
- a CDS encoding HDOD domain-containing protein codes for MIRTEPKIDNTDEFPFIVESSFHKIKNIATLPAVAHQIMNLVADPESTTDDLRKVIVNDPALSACILKVVNSSYYGFPQQIGSIDRAIVRLGLNAIKNIAIATSLNKVFKSNRIGTDFDPCDLWTHSVAVAICAREISVRSEIGEPDEVFLAGLIHDIGIMVEMQANHQEFVEIIGIVSHEQNTTFRQAEEQVLGATHELFGAFICREWKFPPQFEHVARYHHHPMQLPQTDRNLPAIVHVADILAAQIHEGYTRTVESESIAPEILSILNLSESDIETLGESLRDSIHEAHQLLGG; via the coding sequence ATGATTAGGACAGAACCAAAGATTGACAACACAGACGAGTTTCCCTTTATCGTGGAATCGTCCTTTCATAAAATTAAAAATATCGCAACCCTGCCTGCGGTCGCCCATCAAATTATGAATCTCGTCGCTGATCCGGAATCAACGACCGACGATCTCAGGAAAGTCATTGTCAACGATCCCGCACTGAGTGCTTGTATTCTCAAAGTTGTGAATTCCTCATACTACGGTTTCCCGCAACAGATTGGTTCCATCGATCGTGCCATCGTTCGGTTAGGTCTGAATGCGATCAAGAACATTGCCATCGCCACCAGCTTGAATAAGGTCTTCAAATCGAACCGCATCGGCACCGATTTTGATCCTTGTGATCTCTGGACACATTCAGTCGCAGTCGCAATCTGCGCACGAGAAATCTCCGTCAGAAGTGAAATCGGCGAACCTGACGAGGTCTTTCTGGCGGGCCTGATTCACGACATTGGCATTATGGTCGAGATGCAGGCAAACCATCAGGAATTCGTAGAAATCATTGGCATTGTGAGTCACGAACAAAACACCACATTTCGCCAGGCTGAAGAACAGGTACTCGGGGCAACACATGAACTTTTCGGCGCTTTCATCTGCAGAGAATGGAAGTTCCCGCCGCAGTTTGAACATGTCGCACGCTACCACCATCACCCGATGCAGCTTCCGCAAACGGACCGTAACTTGCCCGCGATCGTCCATGTCGCCGACATCCTCGCCGCCCAGATCCATGAAGGCTATACGCGCACCGTGGAATCAGAATCTATTGCTCCGGAGATCCTCAGCATTTTAAATCTGAGCGAATCAGACATCGAAACACTGGGAGAAAGCCTGAGAGATTCGATCCACGAAGCACATCAATTACTCGGCGGTTGA
- a CDS encoding GGDEF/EAL domain-containing response regulator: protein MHEINETRNRRILVIDDNEAIHDDFKKILAGSVKPNSTSDSYAAFFGEQAATSDELAFDVDTASQGQAGLEKVRQSIQDDQPYAMAFVDIRMPPGWDGIETVGRLWEVDPDLLIVICTAYNDYNWTEMSQRLGCMDRWLILKKPFDNVEVRQLASSLTEKWDLARKAELKISELQQTVGTTNRELAAFRKAVDAAGIVAMIGVDGTILEANDNFCKVSGYSHDELVGQNHNIVLSDHHPDEFFEELYATVEQNKIWRGEICNRAKDGSLYWVDTTIVPMLDEHDKTVSYFTLRIEISDRKRLMGQLHTQAYNDSLTGLPNRASILDSIQTAIDRGPNHHFALLFLDFDRFKLINDSLGHDMGDELLKEIAQRLRTTLRGTDQIKPARLGGDEFVVLLNRLTNLDDATVVAERLLDVFSQSYQLGAHTVYSTASIGVVTSEFQYQSASDMLRDADLAMYKAKAAGHGSYLIFDQTMREKAQYRLQLEGDLRTAISQNEFSLFYQPIVSLESGKLEGLEALVRWTHPDRGLISPDDFIPVAEETGLIGAIGQWCLDAACQQFAEWRQTFGDDAPGFLHVNVSRRQLLDPNLAKLVEQVIQKHAIPPEHLHLEVTESLIMEDQKTFIPILKKLRKSGIKIDMDDFGTGHSSLSCLHEFPLDVLKIDRSFVMNAKHVRDYAALLQAILTLADNLELQVVAEGITDSEQLILLQALGCEYGQGYLFSEPCTTEEIQSLFGSQIDWTQNSSEMQTATT from the coding sequence ATGCACGAAATAAATGAAACACGCAATCGACGCATCCTTGTCATTGATGACAACGAAGCCATTCATGATGACTTCAAGAAAATCCTGGCAGGCAGCGTAAAGCCAAACTCAACCAGCGACTCCTATGCCGCCTTTTTTGGCGAGCAGGCAGCGACGTCCGATGAACTTGCATTCGATGTCGATACCGCTTCACAAGGACAGGCAGGCCTGGAAAAGGTCCGCCAGTCAATTCAGGACGACCAACCCTATGCGATGGCATTTGTCGACATTCGCATGCCTCCCGGCTGGGATGGCATTGAAACCGTCGGGCGTCTCTGGGAAGTGGATCCTGATCTGCTGATTGTGATCTGCACGGCTTACAACGACTATAACTGGACCGAAATGTCACAACGGCTCGGCTGCATGGACCGCTGGCTGATCCTGAAAAAACCATTTGACAACGTGGAGGTCAGACAGCTTGCCTCTTCCCTCACGGAAAAATGGGACCTGGCCAGGAAAGCCGAGCTGAAAATCAGCGAACTACAGCAGACCGTCGGAACCACAAACCGTGAACTGGCGGCGTTTCGCAAAGCGGTTGACGCGGCAGGCATTGTCGCAATGATCGGCGTGGACGGCACAATTCTGGAAGCGAATGACAACTTCTGCAAAGTCTCAGGCTATTCCCACGACGAACTTGTGGGGCAGAACCATAACATCGTCCTCTCCGATCATCACCCGGACGAGTTTTTCGAGGAACTATACGCCACGGTCGAACAAAACAAAATCTGGCGGGGCGAGATCTGCAACCGTGCGAAAGATGGATCACTCTACTGGGTCGATACCACGATTGTTCCCATGCTGGATGAACATGATAAGACAGTCAGCTACTTCACACTGCGAATTGAAATCAGCGATCGCAAAAGACTGATGGGGCAACTCCACACACAAGCCTATAACGATTCCCTGACCGGGCTGCCGAACCGGGCATCGATTCTGGATTCCATTCAGACTGCGATAGACCGCGGCCCAAACCATCATTTTGCACTGCTATTCCTCGATTTCGATCGCTTCAAATTAATCAACGACAGTCTCGGACATGACATGGGAGATGAACTCTTAAAGGAAATCGCCCAACGATTACGCACAACCCTGCGGGGCACTGATCAAATCAAACCTGCCCGACTGGGGGGCGATGAATTCGTCGTGCTGCTCAACAGGCTCACTAACCTGGACGATGCCACTGTCGTAGCAGAACGTCTACTCGATGTTTTTTCCCAAAGCTATCAATTGGGAGCACATACGGTTTACTCGACGGCAAGTATCGGCGTAGTCACCAGTGAATTTCAATATCAATCTGCCAGTGATATGCTCCGCGATGCCGACCTGGCGATGTACAAGGCAAAAGCAGCCGGGCATGGTAGCTATCTGATCTTTGATCAGACCATGCGAGAAAAAGCGCAATATCGACTGCAACTCGAAGGTGATCTGCGGACAGCGATTTCACAAAACGAATTCTCCCTGTTCTATCAACCCATTGTCTCACTGGAATCAGGAAAACTGGAAGGGCTCGAGGCATTAGTCCGTTGGACGCATCCGGATCGCGGACTGATCAGTCCTGATGATTTCATTCCTGTCGCAGAAGAAACCGGCCTGATCGGTGCTATCGGACAATGGTGCCTGGATGCAGCATGCCAGCAATTCGCAGAATGGAGACAGACATTTGGCGACGATGCACCAGGATTTCTGCATGTCAATGTCTCGCGCAGACAATTGCTGGACCCCAACCTGGCAAAACTCGTCGAACAGGTCATCCAGAAACATGCAATCCCCCCGGAACACCTGCACCTGGAAGTGACCGAGAGTCTGATCATGGAGGACCAAAAAACATTTATCCCCATTTTGAAAAAACTTCGGAAATCAGGAATCAAGATCGACATGGATGACTTCGGTACCGGTCATTCGTCTTTGTCTTGCCTGCATGAATTCCCACTCGATGTACTAAAAATCGACCGTTCCTTTGTGATGAATGCCAAACATGTTCGCGACTACGCAGCCTTGCTCCAGGCCATTCTGACTCTCGCAGATAACCTGGAATTACAAGTCGTAGCGGAAGGAATCACCGACAGCGAACAGTTGATCCTCTTACAGGCCCTCGGCTGCGAATATGGACAAGGCTACTTATTCTCAGAGCCATGCACGACCGAAGAAATCCAGTCCCTGTTCGGCTCCCAGATCGATTGGACTCAAAATTCATCGGAAATGCAGACAGCAACAACATAA
- the rpsF gene encoding 30S ribosomal protein S6: protein MVNYEGMFLLDSGKFAADHEGTIAHLMEILEKAGAEIVAHRPWQDGKLAYEIEGHMKGLHYLVYFTMPGSGMEVITRSCHLSDIVIRQLVIKQPQTLFDAMVTAIDPSSAPEAVEESDNSETAEVDADYDAIDDDDED, encoded by the coding sequence ATGGTAAATTACGAAGGCATGTTTCTGTTGGACAGTGGTAAGTTTGCCGCTGACCATGAAGGGACAATTGCTCATTTAATGGAAATTCTGGAAAAAGCAGGTGCTGAGATTGTGGCGCACCGTCCCTGGCAGGACGGCAAGCTTGCCTATGAGATTGAAGGCCATATGAAAGGTCTGCATTATCTGGTCTACTTCACAATGCCTGGAAGCGGGATGGAAGTGATCACCCGATCTTGCCATCTGAGTGATATTGTCATTCGTCAGTTGGTTATCAAGCAGCCTCAAACTTTGTTTGATGCAATGGTTACCGCAATCGATCCTTCTTCGGCTCCTGAAGCAGTAGAAGAGTCTGACAACAGCGAAACTGCGGAAGTAGATGCAGATTATGATGCCATTGATGATGATGACGAAGACTAA
- the pth gene encoding aminoacyl-tRNA hydrolase — MFDGLTGGAVKVVVGLGNPGKQYERTRHNVGFDVLSQLAEWHSVSGWKSQFEAEVGEFSFAGEKVLLVAPQTFMNLSGRSVAALVKFFKLPSTDVVVVCDDMNLPVGRLRMRGSGSAGGQKGLQDIIQKLGTQDVPRLRIGVGRPPAGFPAADYVLGRFRSKKDLELIPQAVEAAAKGVECWVQSGLEIAMNQVNAPEG, encoded by the coding sequence GTGTTTGATGGCCTGACGGGTGGTGCTGTGAAAGTGGTCGTAGGACTGGGAAATCCCGGTAAACAATACGAACGAACGCGGCACAATGTTGGGTTTGACGTTTTGTCTCAGTTGGCAGAGTGGCACAGTGTGTCCGGGTGGAAAAGCCAGTTTGAGGCGGAAGTCGGTGAGTTTTCCTTTGCGGGGGAAAAAGTGTTACTGGTTGCTCCGCAAACGTTTATGAATTTAAGCGGTCGCAGTGTTGCGGCATTAGTGAAATTTTTCAAATTGCCTTCCACTGATGTGGTGGTAGTTTGTGATGATATGAATTTGCCTGTCGGGCGTCTCCGCATGCGGGGATCTGGTTCGGCCGGCGGTCAAAAAGGATTGCAGGACATTATCCAGAAGTTGGGTACGCAGGATGTGCCCCGTTTGAGAATCGGTGTGGGACGACCTCCTGCCGGATTTCCAGCAGCGGATTATGTTTTAGGGCGTTTTCGGTCTAAAAAAGATCTGGAACTGATCCCCCAGGCAGTGGAAGCAGCTGCGAAAGGGGTGGAGTGCTGGGTTCAAAGTGGTCTCGAAATTGCCATGAATCAGGTGAATGCACCTGAAGGATGA